Proteins from a genomic interval of Beijerinckia indica subsp. indica ATCC 9039:
- a CDS encoding bifunctional cobalt-precorrin-7 (C(5))-methyltransferase/cobalt-precorrin-6B (C(15))-methyltransferase: MSEKPRPWLSLIGIGEDGRAGLSPLALDLLNDAHFVLGGARHLALAGPLKAECRVWPSPLTDALPMLQARRGTPVCVLASGDPFFYGVGSLIARTFPVEEISCLPMPSAFSLAAARLGWPLQDCRLISLHGRPFERIIPELQPGAKILCLAWDGSTAPRLAALLRERGFGASRIIVLEAMGGPNEHIWECRADALEPRDIAPLNLVALNIVAEDQAQILPLGSGLEDSWFEHDGQITKREIRAEALSALAPHRGALLWDIGAGSGSIGIEWMLLDPANKTIAIESRADRAERISRNARALGVPDLIVVQGKAPEALANLPRPDGIFIGGGASQPGLIEQALAALPKGGRLVVHAVTLETEATLFHHYQALGGDLIRLAISRIDRLGGFHTWRPALPIVQWSFTKGKAP, encoded by the coding sequence ATGAGTGAAAAGCCCCGCCCTTGGCTGTCGCTGATCGGCATTGGCGAGGACGGCCGCGCCGGCCTCTCACCGCTGGCGCTCGACCTTTTGAACGATGCTCATTTCGTCCTGGGCGGCGCGCGCCATCTGGCGCTGGCCGGCCCGCTCAAGGCCGAATGCAGGGTCTGGCCCTCGCCGCTCACCGATGCTTTGCCGATGCTCCAGGCCCGGCGCGGGACGCCGGTCTGTGTGCTCGCCTCGGGCGATCCCTTCTTTTACGGCGTCGGCAGTCTCATCGCCAGGACATTTCCCGTAGAAGAAATATCCTGCCTGCCCATGCCCTCCGCCTTTAGCCTCGCCGCCGCACGGCTTGGCTGGCCGCTCCAGGACTGCCGCCTCATCTCTCTGCATGGCCGGCCGTTCGAGCGCATCATCCCCGAACTGCAGCCCGGTGCCAAAATTCTCTGCCTCGCCTGGGACGGCTCGACCGCACCGCGCCTTGCTGCACTGTTGCGCGAACGCGGTTTTGGCGCCTCGCGCATCATTGTGCTCGAAGCCATGGGCGGTCCGAACGAACACATTTGGGAATGCCGTGCCGATGCCCTCGAGCCGCGCGACATCGCGCCGCTCAATCTTGTCGCCTTGAACATTGTGGCGGAAGACCAAGCCCAAATCCTGCCACTCGGATCGGGCCTCGAGGATTCCTGGTTCGAACATGATGGGCAAATCACCAAGCGCGAGATCCGGGCCGAAGCGCTTTCAGCGCTCGCGCCCCATCGCGGGGCCTTGCTCTGGGATATTGGTGCGGGCTCCGGCTCGATCGGCATTGAGTGGATGTTGCTCGATCCGGCGAACAAGACGATAGCGATTGAATCCCGCGCCGATCGCGCAGAACGCATCAGCCGCAATGCCAGGGCGCTGGGTGTGCCGGATCTTATTGTAGTGCAAGGCAAGGCCCCGGAAGCGCTCGCCAATCTGCCGCGGCCGGATGGCATCTTCATCGGCGGAGGAGCCAGCCAGCCCGGCCTCATCGAACAGGCCCTGGCGGCCCTGCCCAAAGGGGGAAGGCTCGTCGTTCACGCCGTGACACTGGAAACCGAAGCCACTTTGTTCCACCATTATCAGGCGCTCGGCGGCGATCTCATCCGCCTTGCAATCTCCCGCATCGACCGGCTTGGCGGTTTTCACACCTGGCGGCCGGCGCTCCCCATCGTTCAATGGAGCTTCACCAAAGGGAAAGCGCCATGA
- a CDS encoding cobalamin biosynthesis protein: MIAIGLGCRKTCPCDDIVLLVHACLRDAALTSAPAGLFTIDEKREETGLIEAAAKLGLPLAFLDRATLAKAAPRAKTRSERVQSLFNLPSIAETAALAGAGEDSHLLLPRIARGFATCAIAESLS; encoded by the coding sequence ATGATCGCGATTGGCCTCGGCTGCCGAAAAACCTGCCCCTGTGATGATATCGTCCTTCTGGTGCACGCCTGTCTGCGCGATGCCGCTCTCACATCCGCACCAGCGGGCCTCTTTACGATCGACGAAAAACGGGAGGAAACGGGCCTGATCGAGGCCGCCGCGAAATTGGGGCTTCCCCTTGCTTTCCTCGATCGCGCCACACTCGCAAAAGCAGCGCCCCGCGCCAAAACCCGGTCGGAACGGGTTCAATCCTTATTTAATCTCCCCTCCATCGCCGAAACCGCCGCGCTTGCCGGCGCGGGCGAAGACTCGCATCTTCTCCTGCCGCGCATCGCGCGAGGGTTTGCCACCTGCGCCATTGCCGAAAGCCTTTCATGA
- the cobM gene encoding precorrin-4 C(11)-methyltransferase: MTIHFIGAGPGAPDLITLRGRDLIAASPVCLYAGSLVPPALLDHCPPGARIIDTAALTLDQIIEECIKATRAGLDVARLHSGDLSIWSALGEQIRRLDQHNIPYTITPGVPAFAAASAVLARELTLPEVAQSLVLTRTSGRASSMPPNERLEIFAQTGATLAIHLSIHVLADVVARLKPFYGQDCPIALVYRASWPDEQVLRGTLATIEEQAASTPMERTALILVGKVLEPDHFRESALYDPDYRRRFRGMGAYTKY; this comes from the coding sequence ATGACCATTCATTTCATCGGCGCGGGACCGGGCGCGCCCGATCTCATCACTCTGCGCGGCCGCGATCTCATCGCCGCCTCACCCGTCTGCCTCTATGCGGGCTCTCTCGTGCCACCGGCCTTGCTCGATCATTGTCCGCCAGGCGCCCGAATCATCGACACAGCGGCGCTGACGCTCGACCAGATCATCGAGGAATGTATCAAGGCCACAAGGGCAGGGCTCGATGTGGCGCGACTTCATTCCGGCGATCTCTCCATCTGGAGCGCGCTCGGGGAACAGATCCGCCGTCTGGACCAGCACAATATCCCTTATACGATCACACCCGGCGTGCCAGCTTTCGCCGCCGCCTCGGCTGTGCTCGCGCGCGAATTGACCTTGCCGGAAGTCGCGCAATCGCTGGTTCTGACCCGGACTTCGGGGCGCGCCTCCTCCATGCCACCGAATGAGCGTCTGGAGATTTTTGCGCAAACCGGCGCGACACTCGCCATTCATCTTTCGATTCATGTGCTGGCGGATGTCGTGGCGAGGCTCAAACCCTTTTATGGACAAGATTGTCCGATCGCCCTCGTTTATCGTGCCTCCTGGCCGGACGAACAGGTCCTGCGCGGCACACTCGCGACGATCGAAGAGCAAGCCGCATCGACGCCGATGGAACGCACCGCCTTGATCCTTGTGGGCAAAGTACTGGAGCCGGATCATTTCAGGGAAAGCGCGCTTTATGATCCAGACTATCGACGCCGGTTTCGGGGCATGGGAGCTTATACCAAGTATTGA
- a CDS encoding Fic family protein, which produces MLVLEQENQELFDRIQEMNLIRQYELLTNCIEIGLSQGGRVFDKYMLWDLNHVAVANISQFGGRFREEPIYVSDHKPPHFREVPHLMDQFISTIHENWYNWTTTEIAAYALWRLLWIHPFIEGNGRTARAACYYLLCVHSGGLIGGRKIVPERIRENRTPYYAALKSADIAWEGGNLDFSALEEYLAALLQEQITDEGLPYNGASSV; this is translated from the coding sequence ATGTTAGTTTTGGAACAAGAAAATCAAGAATTATTTGACCGTATTCAGGAAATGAACCTGATACGGCAATATGAACTTTTGACAAACTGCATAGAAATAGGGTTGAGTCAAGGCGGTCGAGTCTTCGACAAATACATGTTATGGGATCTAAATCATGTTGCAGTAGCGAATATATCTCAATTTGGTGGTAGATTTCGCGAAGAGCCTATTTACGTTAGTGATCACAAGCCACCCCATTTCCGTGAAGTCCCCCATCTAATGGATCAGTTTATATCAACGATACATGAGAATTGGTATAATTGGACGACCACTGAAATTGCTGCTTATGCTCTTTGGCGCTTATTGTGGATTCATCCATTCATAGAAGGGAATGGACGGACAGCACGAGCCGCATGTTATTATTTGTTATGTGTTCATTCTGGAGGGCTGATCGGTGGCCGTAAAATTGTACCAGAGCGTATAAGAGAAAACAGAACGCCTTATTACGCGGCCCTAAAGAGCGCCGATATTGCTTGGGAAGGGGGCAATCTAGATTTCTCTGCACTTGAAGAATATTTAGCGGCGCTTCTACAAGAACAGATTACAGACGAAGGGCTACCATATAATGGAGCATCAAGCGTTTGA
- a CDS encoding cobalt-precorrin-5B (C(1))-methyltransferase produces MDEGGEKSPLRKGWTTGACATAASRAAYEALLTGHFPDPVSITLPGGQTPAFTLAFEECGEGFAAAGIIKDAGDDPDVTHGALIIARLRKGVSGSGISFRAGEGVGTITRPGLPLPPGEPAINPMPRKMIRAAIEEAAQHFGGSTDIEVEISVPGGEKLAEHTLNRRLGIVGGLSILGTTGIVVPYSCSAWIDSIHRGVDVARAAGLDHIAGATGSTSEAAIQRLDNLPDMALIEMGDFAGGMLKYLRRHPVAKVTIAGGFAKLTKLGQGFVDLHSRRGSVDLAWLAAQVPKANSSLHEAIRAANSAKEVYEIAQKAGLDLAVPVAEAAWRTAAKVLRGTEILLDIAVFDREGGLLARTDSQITNKF; encoded by the coding sequence ATGGATGAAGGCGGTGAAAAATCCCCCTTGCGCAAGGGCTGGACGACGGGGGCCTGCGCGACGGCTGCGAGCCGGGCCGCCTATGAAGCCCTGCTGACGGGCCATTTTCCCGATCCGGTCAGCATTACCCTGCCCGGTGGCCAAACCCCGGCCTTCACTCTGGCCTTCGAGGAATGCGGTGAAGGGTTCGCCGCCGCCGGGATCATCAAGGATGCCGGCGATGATCCCGATGTGACACATGGTGCCCTGATCATCGCTCGGCTGCGGAAAGGTGTTTCCGGTTCGGGCATAAGCTTTCGCGCCGGTGAAGGCGTCGGGACGATCACGCGGCCGGGACTGCCGCTGCCGCCAGGCGAGCCCGCCATCAATCCCATGCCGCGCAAGATGATCCGCGCCGCGATCGAAGAGGCGGCGCAGCATTTCGGCGGAAGCACTGATATAGAGGTCGAGATTTCGGTGCCGGGCGGGGAAAAGCTCGCCGAGCACACATTGAACCGGCGGCTTGGCATCGTCGGCGGCCTGTCGATCCTCGGCACGACCGGCATTGTTGTGCCCTATTCCTGCTCCGCCTGGATCGATAGCATTCATCGCGGCGTGGATGTCGCGCGCGCGGCCGGCCTCGATCATATTGCCGGGGCGACAGGCTCGACCTCGGAAGCTGCGATCCAACGGCTCGACAATCTGCCGGATATGGCCCTGATCGAAATGGGTGATTTCGCCGGTGGCATGCTGAAATATCTGCGCCGCCATCCGGTGGCGAAAGTGACGATCGCCGGCGGCTTCGCCAAATTGACCAAACTCGGCCAGGGTTTTGTCGATCTCCATTCGCGCCGGGGCTCGGTGGATCTCGCCTGGCTCGCGGCGCAAGTTCCGAAGGCGAATTCCTCCCTGCATGAGGCGATCCGCGCTGCCAATAGTGCCAAGGAAGTTTACGAGATCGCGCAAAAGGCGGGGCTGGATCTCGCGGTGCCAGTAGCAGAAGCCGCTTGGCGCACGGCGGCGAAAGTGTTGCGGGGGACGGAAATCCTGCTCGATATTGCGGTTTTCGATCGTGAAGGGGGACTGCTTGCGCGGACGGATTCGCAAATCACCAATAAATTTTGA
- a CDS encoding cobyrinate a,c-diamide synthase — MSSNARGNGTALSNPHSARGLIIAAPRSSSGKTMLTLGLMRAWRKMGVAIAGTKNGPDYIDPAFHEVATGRQSYNLDTYAMPPSLILALAEEASQDEAIILCEGSMGLFDGVVAPEGRSGASADLAALFGWPVVLVLDVKGQAQTAAAIVKGCATYDPRVRIGGVILNNVSSERHRVLITEAIAQLGLPVLGSLPRDAAMDWPERHLGLVQARETPDLESKLEALADFVAANVDLAGLLDLAREQPLAIPSHIQTLAPPAQNIAIARDEAFSFLYPHLLLGWRRAGAEFTFFSPLADEPVPHHCDFCWLPGGYPELHAGRLAAAERFLASLGSFAQRGIHGECGGYMLLGESLTDAAGKAHRMAGLLGHSCSFEKRRLHLGYREARLAADGALGAAGSLLRGHEFHYATVSETHDEPFAEVHDAQGKLAHPGSRRGRVSGSFFHVIAPASLMLAP, encoded by the coding sequence ATGTCGTCGAATGCGAGAGGAAATGGAACGGCTTTGAGCAACCCCCACTCCGCCCGAGGCCTCATCATCGCCGCGCCGCGTTCGAGCAGCGGCAAGACCATGCTCACGCTCGGCCTGATGCGGGCCTGGCGCAAGATGGGTGTCGCCATCGCCGGCACCAAGAACGGGCCGGATTATATCGATCCCGCCTTCCACGAAGTGGCGACCGGCCGGCAGAGCTATAATCTCGATACTTATGCCATGCCGCCGTCCCTGATCCTCGCCCTGGCGGAAGAGGCGAGCCAAGACGAGGCCATTATTCTTTGTGAAGGGTCGATGGGCCTCTTCGATGGCGTGGTGGCGCCCGAGGGGCGCAGTGGTGCCTCGGCCGATCTCGCCGCTCTTTTCGGCTGGCCGGTCGTACTGGTACTCGATGTCAAAGGCCAGGCCCAGACGGCGGCCGCCATCGTCAAGGGCTGCGCCACTTATGATCCGCGCGTGCGGATCGGCGGCGTGATCTTGAACAACGTATCCAGCGAGCGCCATCGCGTGCTGATTACAGAGGCAATCGCGCAACTCGGCCTGCCGGTGCTCGGCAGCCTGCCGCGCGATGCGGCCATGGATTGGCCGGAGCGGCATCTTGGGCTCGTCCAGGCACGCGAGACGCCCGATCTCGAAAGCAAGCTCGAAGCGCTCGCCGATTTTGTCGCGGCCAATGTCGATCTCGCTGGCCTTCTCGATCTCGCGCGGGAACAGCCGCTCGCTATTCCCAGCCATATCCAGACCTTGGCCCCGCCCGCGCAAAATATTGCTATCGCGCGGGACGAAGCTTTTTCCTTTCTCTATCCGCATCTGCTGCTCGGCTGGCGGCGGGCCGGTGCCGAATTCACCTTCTTTTCGCCGCTAGCCGATGAGCCCGTGCCGCACCATTGCGATTTCTGCTGGCTGCCCGGCGGCTATCCCGAATTGCATGCCGGCCGGTTGGCGGCGGCGGAGCGCTTTCTGGCTAGTCTCGGGTCCTTCGCGCAGCGCGGCATTCATGGCGAATGCGGCGGCTATATGCTGCTCGGCGAAAGCCTCACCGATGCGGCGGGCAAAGCGCATCGCATGGCGGGCCTGCTCGGCCATTCCTGCAGTTTCGAGAAACGGCGCCTGCATCTCGGCTATCGGGAAGCGCGCCTTGCCGCCGATGGCGCGCTGGGTGCCGCCGGGAGCCTTCTGCGCGGGCATGAATTCCATTATGCCACCGTGAGCGAGACGCATGATGAGCCTTTCGCCGAAGTGCATGACGCGCAGGGCAAGCTGGCGCATCCTGGCAGCCGACGCGGGCGCGTCAGCGGCAGTTTCTTCCATGTCATCGCACCGGCCTCCCTGATGCTTGCACCATGA
- a CDS encoding RluA family pseudouridine synthase: MSTFDLQARLLYRDGMMLVLDKPAGIPVHKGPKGGDNLEAFFDDLRFGLPRRPALAHRLDRDTSGCLVLGRHHKALEKLGLLFKQGKIAKTYWSVVLGGPTEDEGLIDLPLGRRDAERGWWMKVDPEGAPAQTRWTVLARSADHCLLALKPLTGRTHQLRVHCAAQGFPILGDPVYGPADHKGGETLHLHARAIEIPLYKNKEAIKVEAPVPAHMRPALMALGWREETQDRPEV; encoded by the coding sequence ATGAGCACTTTCGATCTTCAGGCCCGGCTCCTCTACCGGGACGGCATGATGCTCGTCCTCGACAAGCCGGCCGGCATTCCCGTCCACAAAGGCCCGAAAGGTGGCGACAATCTCGAAGCCTTCTTTGATGATCTGCGGTTCGGCCTGCCCCGCCGCCCGGCCCTGGCGCATCGGCTCGATCGCGACACATCGGGATGCCTGGTGCTCGGCCGTCATCATAAAGCGCTTGAAAAATTGGGTCTTTTGTTCAAGCAGGGCAAGATCGCCAAAACCTATTGGAGCGTGGTCCTAGGCGGACCGACTGAAGACGAAGGCCTGATTGATTTGCCGCTCGGGCGGCGTGATGCCGAGCGCGGCTGGTGGATGAAGGTCGATCCCGAGGGCGCGCCGGCGCAGACCCGTTGGACAGTGCTGGCGCGCTCCGCGGATCATTGTCTTCTGGCTTTAAAACCCTTGACTGGGCGCACGCATCAATTGCGGGTGCATTGCGCCGCGCAAGGATTTCCGATCCTCGGCGATCCGGTCTATGGGCCGGCGGATCACAAAGGCGGCGAAACCCTGCATCTCCATGCCCGCGCCATCGAGATCCCGCTTTACAAGAACAAGGAAGCGATCAAGGTCGAGGCCCCTGTGCCAGCGCATATGCGGCCGGCGCTCATGGCGCTCGGCTGGCGGGAGGAGACTCAAGACCGTCCGGAGGTCTGA
- a CDS encoding tetratricopeptide repeat protein: MRNRVLPVSLAFSLALLSAGMDARAQGQKAGKSVPLAPSEAPLISMPLSNPLSAPMGAPWGSSMLMPKATSSRQEGVTLASPIDTPDKPGEGRPDGDLAFGAFQRGHYTTALREAMKRIDANPNDGAAMTLMGELYSQGLGVRRDATEAARWYKLAADRGDRQGIFALASAKMRGDGVPEDRPGAKILFTQAAEKDHAGALYNLGIMAIEHNGVASDFVTAARDFEKSAKLGDAASAYALGLLYRNGNGVEKDEARAAFWIGQAADNGNIEGQIEYAIMLFNGIGVEKNEAAAAKYFLKAAVQNNPVAQNRLARLLIAGRGVAPNPVEAMKWHLLARTAGLKDAWLDAELNKLSPDQRKAVEAALRQYVSN, encoded by the coding sequence ATGAGAAACAGGGTTTTGCCGGTGAGCCTGGCCTTCAGTCTTGCCTTGCTCAGTGCTGGAATGGATGCGCGGGCACAAGGACAAAAGGCTGGCAAGAGTGTCCCTCTCGCGCCGTCTGAGGCTCCCCTGATCTCTATGCCCTTGAGCAATCCCTTGAGCGCACCCATGGGCGCTCCTTGGGGCTCTTCCATGTTGATGCCTAAAGCGACCTCGTCACGGCAAGAGGGCGTAACGCTGGCCTCGCCCATCGATACGCCCGACAAGCCGGGCGAGGGGCGCCCTGACGGTGATCTCGCCTTTGGAGCATTTCAACGCGGCCATTACACGACGGCCCTGCGCGAGGCCATGAAGCGCATCGATGCAAATCCCAATGATGGGGCCGCCATGACTCTCATGGGCGAGCTTTATAGCCAGGGGCTGGGCGTGAGACGCGACGCGACCGAGGCGGCGCGGTGGTACAAGCTCGCCGCTGACCGGGGTGATCGGCAGGGCATATTCGCGCTCGCCAGCGCCAAAATGCGTGGGGACGGCGTGCCGGAAGACCGGCCGGGCGCCAAAATCCTCTTCACCCAGGCGGCCGAGAAAGATCATGCCGGCGCTCTCTATAATCTCGGCATTATGGCGATCGAGCATAATGGCGTCGCCTCGGATTTCGTGACGGCGGCGCGTGATTTCGAAAAATCCGCCAAGCTCGGCGATGCGGCATCGGCCTATGCCTTGGGGCTCCTCTATCGCAACGGCAATGGCGTCGAAAAGGACGAGGCCCGCGCCGCGTTCTGGATCGGCCAGGCGGCGGATAATGGCAATATCGAGGGCCAGATCGAATATGCGATCATGCTGTTCAATGGCATTGGTGTCGAAAAGAATGAGGCGGCGGCCGCCAAATATTTTCTGAAGGCTGCGGTGCAGAACAATCCCGTCGCGCAAAATCGCCTGGCGCGACTGCTGATTGCCGGCCGGGGCGTGGCGCCCAATCCCGTCGAAGCGATGAAATGGCATTTGCTGGCACGCACCGCGGGCCTCAAGGACGCATGGCTTGACGCGGAATTGAACAAATTATCGCCCGATCAGCGCAAGGCGGTTGAGGCGGCGCTGCGCCAATATGTCAGCAATTGA
- a CDS encoding thiamine phosphate synthase, producing the protein MSDAAPRLYLITPLLDEAEAFAPRLKAALDAGDVACLLLRIADQARGDAKTIIRALTPLAQQRGVACLIEDDTQLAARADTDGVHIEADPETHKDVLDAAIAAMQPRRIVGVGGLMNRDAAMIAGESGADYLMFGLPDVEEKQEDLLERIAWWAEIFQVPCVGQAHRLEDVPALVQAGADFIALGRIVWEDPRGPAAVIAEAMEKCTSSPMPAR; encoded by the coding sequence ATGTCCGATGCCGCTCCGCGTCTTTATCTCATCACGCCCTTGCTCGACGAGGCGGAGGCCTTCGCCCCTCGCCTCAAGGCGGCGCTCGACGCCGGCGATGTCGCCTGCCTCCTGCTGCGGATCGCCGATCAAGCGCGTGGTGACGCCAAGACGATCATTCGCGCCCTCACGCCTTTGGCGCAGCAAAGGGGTGTTGCCTGTTTGATCGAGGACGACACGCAATTGGCGGCGCGCGCCGATACCGATGGCGTCCATATCGAGGCCGATCCCGAGACGCATAAGGATGTTCTCGACGCGGCGATCGCGGCCATGCAGCCGCGCCGCATCGTGGGCGTCGGGGGGCTGATGAACCGTGATGCGGCCATGATCGCCGGCGAATCCGGCGCCGATTATCTCATGTTCGGCTTGCCGGATGTCGAGGAAAAACAGGAAGACCTTCTCGAACGCATCGCCTGGTGGGCTGAAATTTTCCAGGTTCCCTGCGTCGGCCAGGCGCATCGGCTCGAAGACGTGCCGGCCCTCGTGCAAGCGGGCGCCGATTTCATTGCGCTTGGCCGTATCGTCTGGGAGGATCCGCGCGGTCCCGCTGCCGTCATTGCCGAGGCCATGGAAAAATGCACTTCGAGCCCCATGCCCGCCCGATGA
- a CDS encoding GntR family transcriptional regulator, giving the protein MDTLAGVEPEAVADASASSPSLHAEVLARLRDHIVEGKIAEGARVPEKELCALFGISRTPLREALKVLASEGLIELLPNRGARVRPLDVKEIRELFDLMGGLEALAGRLACENLTEEEFLRIEAAHHEMYGCYLRRDLSKYFKYNQDIHRMIVEAAHNSVLAATYAAFVGRLRRLRYSANLDRHRDRWGEAMREHEAILDALRRRAPQDLSEILFHHLRNKQIAAVEYSTDLELANAEALKPKGKSRLKPMAQPSVLAHGEDIQDTALPQESPPR; this is encoded by the coding sequence ATGGACACATTGGCTGGCGTGGAACCCGAGGCCGTGGCCGACGCATCGGCCTCTTCCCCTTCCCTGCATGCGGAAGTCCTTGCGAGGCTGCGTGATCATATTGTCGAGGGCAAGATCGCCGAAGGCGCGCGCGTGCCAGAAAAGGAGCTCTGCGCCTTATTCGGCATTTCGCGGACGCCCTTGCGCGAGGCGCTCAAGGTCCTCGCGTCCGAGGGTTTGATTGAATTGCTGCCGAACCGGGGGGCCCGCGTGCGGCCGCTTGATGTCAAGGAAATCCGCGAATTATTCGATCTGATGGGCGGGCTGGAAGCCCTGGCTGGCCGACTGGCCTGCGAAAATCTGACCGAGGAGGAATTTCTCCGCATCGAGGCCGCGCATCACGAAATGTATGGCTGTTACCTGCGCCGCGACCTCAGCAAATATTTCAAATATAATCAGGACATCCATCGCATGATCGTGGAGGCCGCGCATAATTCCGTGCTCGCAGCAACCTATGCGGCTTTCGTCGGCCGCCTGCGCCGGCTCCGCTATTCGGCCAATCTCGACCGGCACCGCGACCGCTGGGGCGAGGCCATGCGTGAGCATGAGGCCATTCTCGATGCCCTGCGCCGCCGCGCGCCGCAGGATCTCAGCGAGATCTTGTTTCATCACCTACGCAACAAACAGATCGCCGCCGTCGAATATTCCACAGATCTCGAACTGGCGAATGCCGAGGCTCTCAAACCCAAAGGCAAGTCCAGGCTCAAGCCCATGGCGCAACCGAGCGTGCTTGCACACGGCGAGGATATACAGGACACCGCGCTGCCACAGGAAAGCCCACCGCGCTGA
- a CDS encoding pyridoxal-phosphate-dependent aminotransferase family protein, whose product MTTQQGRHFLQIPGPSPVPERILRALSMQVIDHRGPEFGALGREVLAGCQTIFKTSGPVVIYPSSGTGAWEAAIVNTLSPGDKVLMVETGHFATLWRKMAGRWGLDVDFLAGDWRHGADPAAIEAKLAEDKPKSIKAVMVVHNETSTGVISRIAEIRKAIDKANHPALLMVDTISSLGSADYRHEEWGVDVTVSCSQKGLMLPPGLGFTAISDKALAASKTNKMPRSYWDWEEMLKPNANGFFPYTPATNLLYGLREAIKILLEEGLDTVFARHQHLAAATRAAVRAWGLEILCLEPAEYSPVLTAILMPQGHDADQFRALVLEKYNMSLGAGLTNLAGKVFRIGHLGECNELTLIGTLGGVEMGLAAAGVPHKAGGVLAAMQALGDLNTAVSQLAAE is encoded by the coding sequence ATGACGACGCAGCAAGGACGCCATTTTCTGCAAATCCCCGGTCCGAGCCCGGTGCCTGAGCGCATCCTGCGCGCCCTTTCCATGCAAGTCATCGATCATCGCGGCCCGGAATTCGGCGCTTTGGGCCGTGAAGTGCTCGCGGGCTGCCAGACCATCTTCAAAACGTCCGGTCCGGTGGTGATCTATCCTTCCTCCGGCACCGGCGCCTGGGAAGCGGCGATCGTCAACACTTTGTCGCCGGGCGATAAGGTTCTCATGGTCGAAACCGGCCATTTCGCCACGCTTTGGCGCAAAATGGCTGGCCGCTGGGGGCTCGATGTCGATTTCCTCGCCGGCGATTGGCGTCACGGCGCCGATCCGGCCGCGATCGAGGCCAAACTGGCCGAAGACAAACCCAAATCGATCAAAGCGGTGATGGTCGTCCATAATGAAACCTCGACCGGCGTGATCAGCCGCATCGCCGAAATCCGCAAGGCGATCGATAAGGCGAACCATCCGGCGCTTTTGATGGTCGATACGATTTCCTCGCTGGGTTCCGCTGATTATCGGCATGAGGAATGGGGTGTCGATGTCACGGTGAGCTGCTCCCAGAAAGGCCTGATGCTGCCGCCGGGTCTCGGCTTCACGGCGATTTCCGACAAGGCGCTCGCCGCCTCGAAAACCAATAAAATGCCGCGCTCATACTGGGATTGGGAAGAAATGCTGAAGCCGAACGCCAATGGCTTCTTCCCCTATACGCCGGCCACCAATCTGCTCTATGGCCTGCGCGAGGCGATCAAGATCCTTCTCGAGGAAGGCCTCGACACGGTCTTTGCCCGCCATCAGCACCTGGCCGCCGCCACGCGCGCGGCGGTGCGGGCCTGGGGGCTCGAAATTCTCTGCCTGGAACCGGCCGAATATTCGCCGGTCCTGACCGCCATCCTCATGCCACAGGGCCATGACGCGGATCAGTTCCGCGCCCTTGTTCTCGAAAAATACAATATGTCCCTCGGCGCCGGCCTCACCAATCTCGCTGGCAAGGTGTTCCGCATCGGCCATCTCGGCGAATGCAACGAACTCACGCTCATCGGCACGCTCGGCGGCGTCGAAATGGGTCTGGCCGCGGCGGGCGTTCCGCATAAGGCCGGAGGTGTTCTTGCGGCGATGCAGGCCCTTGGCGATCTAAACACCGCCGTATCGCAACTGGCGGCCGAATGA